In the genome of Pseudomonas sp. P5_109, one region contains:
- the hflC gene encoding protease modulator HflC, translated as MSQSHIHDHDDHAGHDHGHGGHHHGHHHHHHGDPQEAGPFPWRRMGWAALLVAFAVAAASLVQVRSGEATVITRFGNPSRVLLEPGLGWRWPAPFEAAIPVDLRLRTTSSGLQDVGTRDGLRIIVQAYVAWQVQGDPDNVQRFMRAVQNQPDEAARQIRTFVGSALETTASSFDLANLVNTDASQVRIADFEAQLRKQIDQQLLTTYGVRVLQVGIERLTLPSVTLTATVDRMRAERETIATERTAIGKREAAQIRSAAERDARIVQADATVKAADIEAQSRVEAAQIYGRAYAGSPQLYNLLRSLDTLGTVVTPGTKLILRTDAAPFRVLVDGPPSLDNKSGSQP; from the coding sequence TTGAGCCAGTCCCATATTCACGATCACGATGACCACGCTGGCCACGATCACGGCCATGGTGGGCATCACCACGGCCATCACCATCATCACCACGGCGATCCTCAGGAGGCCGGTCCATTTCCATGGCGTCGGATGGGGTGGGCGGCATTGCTGGTGGCGTTTGCGGTTGCCGCCGCGAGCCTGGTGCAGGTGCGTTCGGGGGAAGCCACGGTGATCACGCGCTTCGGCAACCCTTCACGAGTCTTGCTGGAACCGGGACTGGGCTGGCGCTGGCCGGCACCGTTCGAAGCGGCGATCCCGGTGGATCTACGACTGCGCACCACGTCCAGCGGTTTGCAGGATGTGGGCACGCGGGACGGTTTGCGCATCATCGTTCAGGCCTACGTGGCGTGGCAGGTGCAAGGCGACCCGGACAATGTGCAACGTTTCATGCGCGCGGTGCAGAACCAACCTGATGAAGCCGCGCGGCAGATTCGTACCTTTGTCGGCTCCGCACTGGAAACCACCGCCAGCAGTTTTGATCTGGCGAACCTGGTGAATACCGATGCCAGCCAGGTACGCATTGCCGATTTCGAAGCACAACTGCGCAAGCAAATTGATCAGCAGTTGCTCACCACTTATGGCGTGCGCGTGTTGCAGGTCGGCATCGAACGACTGACGCTGCCTTCGGTGACACTCACCGCGACCGTCGACCGGATGCGCGCCGAGCGTGAAACCATCGCCACTGAGCGCACGGCCATCGGCAAGCGTGAAGCCGCGCAAATTCGTTCTGCCGCCGAACGTGATGCGCGAATTGTGCAGGCCGATGCCACGGTGAAAGCGGCAGATATCGAAGCGCAATCGCGCGTCGAAGCCGCGCAGATTTACGGTCGCGCCTACGCGGGATCACCGCAGCTCTACAACCTGTTGCGCTCCCTCGACACCTTGGGCACGGTGGTGACGCCGGGCACCAAGCTGATTTTGCGCACCGACGCGGCACCGTTCCGGGTGTTGGTTGACGGTCCGCCGAGCCTCGACAACAAGTCCGGATCGCAGCCATGA
- the hflK gene encoding protease modulator HflK: protein MQVDLDTDETPLAGLPRFQQAFIQGRRLRRFAIGAGVLTTVGVLLAFFAGLFASQTLWPALLLNLSAALLVLMAGLQSAWGVSRWRARAMNPVVSEVVVDESVAPSGWYERLLDRISQKSQYLLGQIGAPTLWLGGWALLALLGVEQVWNLALPPAALGLTATVGAACSLLLAFALLVMERHLAQENPAQWPEATALAQLTRVAIISLVLGAFCLLFANETSVWPVRLAVLIGLLPGLVAAELLLRAVLSLFSPRRERVEPELLARSFVADMLRWPPQPLLALQHELHNRFGIDLRQIWAFTYMRRALLPVLAVVSLVGWSLTGIHEIALQGRGIYERFGKPVEVFGPGLHVGLPWPLGRVLSVENGVVHELATSVGETTAPAQADPAEGPAPAIANRLWDASHVNDKSQVIASSRADKQSFQIVNMDVRFVYRIGLSDQAALAATYNSADVPMLIRSTASRILVHDFASRTLDGLLGEDRVGLADEIGRAVQADLQKLDSGVEILATVVEAIHPPAGAANAYHGVQAAQIGAQALIARERGAAAEATNQAQLQASIARDQATASAREITAGADAADLKFNAEQKAYASAGQAFVLEQYFSQLSQGLANAKLLVLDHRLGGSSNAPTIDLRTFTLPVDPAPSRKTAQPGAAN, encoded by the coding sequence ATGCAAGTCGATCTCGATACTGATGAAACGCCGTTAGCCGGGTTGCCGCGCTTTCAGCAGGCGTTCATTCAAGGGCGGCGTTTGCGCCGGTTCGCCATCGGTGCGGGCGTACTCACGACAGTGGGTGTGCTGCTGGCGTTTTTTGCCGGGCTGTTTGCGTCGCAAACACTGTGGCCAGCGTTGCTGTTGAACTTGAGCGCGGCGTTGCTGGTGTTGATGGCGGGTTTGCAATCGGCCTGGGGGGTGTCCCGGTGGCGGGCCCGCGCCATGAATCCGGTCGTGTCCGAGGTCGTTGTCGACGAATCTGTCGCGCCTTCGGGATGGTATGAACGTTTGCTGGACCGCATCAGCCAGAAATCGCAGTACCTGCTCGGGCAAATCGGCGCGCCGACGCTGTGGCTTGGCGGCTGGGCATTGTTGGCGTTGTTGGGTGTCGAACAGGTCTGGAACCTCGCGTTACCCCCGGCGGCACTGGGCCTGACGGCCACTGTCGGTGCCGCGTGTTCCTTACTGCTGGCCTTCGCACTGTTGGTGATGGAGCGTCATCTGGCGCAGGAAAACCCCGCTCAATGGCCGGAAGCCACCGCGTTGGCGCAATTGACACGCGTGGCGATCATCAGCCTGGTCCTCGGTGCCTTTTGCCTGCTGTTTGCCAATGAAACATCGGTTTGGCCCGTACGCCTGGCGGTGTTGATCGGGCTGCTGCCGGGGCTGGTGGCGGCCGAACTGTTGCTGCGTGCAGTGTTGTCTTTGTTCAGCCCGCGCCGCGAGCGTGTTGAGCCCGAGTTGTTGGCGCGCAGTTTTGTCGCCGACATGCTGCGCTGGCCACCCCAGCCATTGCTGGCGTTGCAGCACGAATTGCATAACCGTTTCGGCATCGATCTTCGGCAGATCTGGGCCTTTACTTACATGCGTCGGGCATTGCTGCCGGTGTTGGCGGTGGTTTCGCTGGTTGGCTGGTCCCTGACCGGCATTCACGAAATTGCCCTGCAAGGCCGTGGTATCTACGAGCGATTCGGCAAGCCGGTGGAGGTGTTTGGCCCCGGTTTGCATGTTGGCTTGCCGTGGCCTTTGGGCCGGGTGTTGAGCGTCGAGAATGGCGTGGTACATGAGTTGGCCACCAGTGTTGGCGAAACCACGGCTCCCGCCCAGGCCGACCCCGCCGAAGGCCCGGCCCCGGCGATTGCCAATCGCCTGTGGGACGCCAGCCATGTGAACGACAAATCCCAGGTTATCGCCAGCAGCCGAGCCGACAAGCAGAGCTTTCAGATCGTCAACATGGATGTGCGCTTCGTCTATCGCATCGGTCTGAGCGATCAGGCAGCGCTGGCCGCGACCTATAACAGTGCCGATGTGCCGATGTTGATTCGCAGCACCGCCAGCCGAATCCTGGTTCACGATTTCGCTTCGCGCACCCTCGACGGCTTGCTGGGCGAGGACAGGGTAGGGCTGGCCGACGAAATCGGCCGCGCCGTCCAGGCTGACTTGCAAAAACTCGACAGCGGCGTGGAAATTCTCGCCACGGTGGTCGAGGCGATTCATCCCCCGGCCGGTGCGGCCAACGCCTATCACGGTGTACAAGCGGCGCAGATTGGTGCGCAAGCCTTGATCGCCCGGGAACGCGGCGCCGCTGCCGAGGCCACCAACCAGGCGCAGCTGCAGGCTAGCATCGCCCGCGATCAGGCGACGGCCAGCGCCCGTGAAATCACTGCTGGCGCCGACGCGGCGGACCTGAAATTCAACGCCGAGCAGAAAGCCTATGCCAGCGCTGGCCAGGCCTTCGTGCTGGAGCAGTATTTCAGCCAGTTGTCCCAGGGTTTGGCCAACGCCAAATTGCTGGTTCTCGATCATCGACTGGGCGGCAGCAGCAATGCGCCGACCATCGATCTCCGTACGTTCACGCTGCCGGTTGACCCTGCGCCGTCGCGTAAAACCGCTCAGCCAGGAGCCGCCAATTGA
- the lpdA gene encoding dihydrolipoyl dehydrogenase: MSTYDVVILGGGPGGYNAAIRAGQLGLKAACVEGRATLGGTCLNVGCMPSKALLHASELYDAAMGAEFANLGIDVKPSLNLAQMMKQKDESVTGLTKGIEFLFRKNKVDWIKGWGHIDGPGKVTVTDSAGGKTELSAKDIIIATGSEPTPLPGVDIDNKRILDSTGALALTEVPKHLVVIGAGVIGLELGSVWRRLGAQVTVVEFLDRICPGVDIEAGKTLQRSLSKQGLSFKLSSKVTSATRSTHGVQLSIEPAAGGTAELLEADYVLVAIGRRPYTQGLGLENVGLATDKRGMLANKGHRTEAAGVWVIGDVTSGPMLAHKAEDEAMACVEQIVGKAGEVNYDLIPSVVYTRPELASVGKTEEQLKAEGRAYKVGKFPFTANSRAKINHETEGFAKVLADERTDEVLGVHLVGPSVSEMIGEYCVAMEFSASAEDIALTCHPHPTRSEALRQAAMDVEGMATQM, encoded by the coding sequence ATGAGCACTTATGACGTCGTGATCCTCGGCGGTGGCCCCGGCGGTTACAACGCGGCGATCCGCGCCGGACAACTGGGTCTGAAGGCAGCCTGCGTGGAAGGACGCGCCACACTCGGCGGCACCTGCCTGAACGTCGGTTGCATGCCATCCAAGGCATTGCTGCATGCCTCCGAACTGTACGACGCGGCCATGGGTGCGGAATTCGCCAACCTGGGGATCGACGTCAAACCCAGTCTCAACCTTGCCCAGATGATGAAGCAAAAGGATGAAAGCGTTACCGGGCTGACCAAGGGCATCGAGTTTCTTTTCCGCAAGAACAAAGTCGACTGGATCAAGGGTTGGGGCCACATCGACGGGCCGGGCAAAGTCACGGTGACCGACAGCGCCGGCGGCAAGACCGAACTGAGCGCCAAGGACATCATCATCGCCACCGGTTCCGAACCCACTCCCCTGCCTGGCGTGGACATCGATAACAAACGCATCCTCGATTCCACCGGCGCCCTTGCGCTGACCGAGGTGCCCAAGCATCTGGTGGTGATCGGCGCTGGCGTGATCGGCCTGGAGCTGGGTTCGGTATGGCGACGTCTCGGGGCGCAGGTAACGGTGGTCGAGTTTCTCGACCGGATCTGCCCAGGCGTGGACATCGAAGCCGGCAAAACCCTGCAGCGCTCCCTGAGCAAGCAAGGCTTGAGTTTCAAGTTGAGTTCGAAAGTGACCAGCGCCACCCGCTCCACCCACGGCGTTCAGCTGAGCATCGAGCCTGCCGCGGGCGGTACTGCCGAGCTGCTGGAAGCGGATTACGTACTGGTGGCCATCGGGCGCCGACCGTATACACAGGGCCTGGGCCTGGAGAACGTCGGCTTAGCCACAGACAAACGCGGCATGCTCGCCAACAAGGGGCATCGCACGGAAGCCGCCGGGGTCTGGGTGATTGGTGATGTGACCTCGGGCCCCATGCTCGCCCACAAGGCCGAGGACGAAGCCATGGCCTGCGTCGAGCAGATCGTCGGCAAGGCCGGCGAGGTCAACTACGACCTGATCCCCAGCGTGGTCTACACCAGACCGGAACTGGCCAGCGTCGGCAAGACCGAAGAGCAGCTCAAGGCTGAAGGGCGGGCGTACAAGGTCGGCAAGTTTCCCTTCACCGCCAACAGCCGGGCGAAGATCAACCATGAAACCGAAGGCTTTGCCAAAGTGCTGGCCGACGAGCGCACGGATGAAGTCCTCGGCGTGCACCTGGTCGGCCCGAGCGTCAGCGAAATGATTGGCGAGTATTGCGTGGCCATGGAGTTCAGCGCCTCGGCCGAAGACATCGCCCTGACTTGCCACCCGCACCCGACCCGCTCCGAGGCCTTGCGCCAGGCGGCGATGGATGTGGAGGGGATGGCGACGCAGATGTGA
- a CDS encoding Lrp/AsnC family transcriptional regulator, producing the protein MKLDAYDRKILAALQRDGRLSNVQLADEIGLSASPCLRRVRMLEEAGVIRGYQANLDRDEVGLGLTVFVGVKVERHNDEQAESFRLAVTALPEVISAFLVSGESDFLLQVVVPDLRAYDRFLTGRLLKLPGVSDIRSNFAIHTVKAPGSLPLEHLPL; encoded by the coding sequence ATGAAACTCGACGCCTACGACCGCAAGATTCTCGCCGCGCTGCAACGGGATGGCCGCCTGAGCAATGTGCAACTGGCGGACGAGATAGGTCTGTCGGCATCGCCTTGTTTGCGCCGGGTGCGGATGTTGGAAGAGGCCGGGGTCATTCGCGGCTACCAGGCCAATCTGGATCGCGATGAGGTGGGGTTGGGGCTGACGGTGTTTGTCGGGGTCAAGGTCGAGCGTCATAACGATGAACAAGCCGAAAGTTTTCGCCTGGCGGTGACGGCATTGCCCGAGGTGATTTCGGCGTTTCTGGTGTCAGGGGAATCGGATTTCCTGTTGCAGGTGGTGGTGCCGGATTTGCGTGCCTATGACCGGTTTCTCACCGGGCGTTTGTTGAAGCTGCCGGGTGTGAGCGACATCCGCAGCAACTTTGCGATTCACACGGTGAAGGCGCCGGGGTCGTTGCCGTTGGAGCATTTGCCGCTTTAG
- a CDS encoding LysE family translocator translates to MQGLWLFFMALAVVYLLPGPDMILLLQTGARQGKSAALATAVGLGIARGCHVALAALGLAALFKAAPWTFDVVRLAGAAYLLWIGIQCLRTTMLPSLTSADTTGEKPRWGAAIRRGLLTNLLNPKALLFCSVLLPQFINPEAGAVLGQFATLGAVLVGVGLLFDSAYALVGAALGRWLQRSPSAQRLQQWLFGSLLIGFAVRLTFVQQA, encoded by the coding sequence ATGCAGGGGCTCTGGCTGTTTTTCATGGCACTGGCAGTGGTCTATCTTCTGCCGGGGCCTGACATGATCCTGCTGTTGCAGACCGGTGCCCGCCAGGGCAAAAGCGCCGCGCTGGCCACGGCCGTGGGGTTGGGCATCGCCCGGGGTTGTCACGTGGCGTTGGCGGCGCTGGGTTTGGCCGCACTGTTCAAGGCAGCGCCCTGGACTTTCGATGTCGTGCGCCTGGCAGGCGCTGCGTATCTGCTGTGGATCGGTATTCAGTGCCTGCGGACCACGATGCTGCCGAGCCTCACCAGCGCTGATACAACCGGCGAAAAACCGCGCTGGGGCGCAGCCATCCGACGCGGACTGCTGACCAACCTGCTCAACCCCAAGGCGCTGCTGTTCTGCTCAGTGCTGCTACCGCAATTCATCAACCCAGAGGCCGGAGCGGTGCTCGGACAATTTGCGACCTTGGGCGCGGTGCTGGTCGGCGTCGGTTTGCTGTTCGACAGCGCTTACGCCCTGGTCGGCGCGGCACTCGGCCGGTGGTTGCAACGCAGCCCTTCAGCCCAACGCCTGCAACAATGGTTGTTCGGCAGCCTGTTGATCGGTTTCGCCGTACGGCTGACCTTTGTGCAACAGGCTTGA